In Lolium rigidum isolate FL_2022 chromosome 7, APGP_CSIRO_Lrig_0.1, whole genome shotgun sequence, the DNA window GCTCTCTTGTGCGCTTCTAGCCCTTCGACTTCTGCCATCTTTGCTACGTAAGGACCCAGCCTCCTCAGCCCTTCTTCAGTCAGGGATTGGACAGTGATGTATTTGAGGAAAGAGTTCAGTGACACACCGCTGTACATCCTTGCGTAACCGTAGGTTGGAAGAACGTGGTTCGTTCCGCTGGCATAGTCACCCACACTCTCTGGGGTCCATTGCCCCAAGAAAACTGAGcctgtaattggaatattgaacaTTGAAATTCAGATTGGATCATGCAAGGAGTGGGTTATGGATAAATATACATCTGGTTGGCTGCAACTAAGCTCCGAACACCATTCCTACCTGCGTTCTCGATGATGTCCTCCCACTGCTCAGCGTCCTTTACATTGATGATCAAATGCTCAGGAGCATACATATTTGAGAATGATATTGCCTGAAAAGGGGGACAGACAGAGGAGGTCAACAATCCACAGGAACAGAAAGTAACCACATGGTTCTTTAACCTATTTAATGTATGAAGTTTCATGACGTTGAACTTTTATAATGCAGTCATAAAGTACTATCTTTAGAAGTATCTGAGGACAAAGGTCACAAAATAATAGATTTTTGCATCACAAGCGAGCTGCATAGACGAATCTGGCGGTAGCTAGCAAGGAATGAGATGAACGAATGGCTACCTCAACCATATCTCTGGCAAAAACAGTGAAACTGTGGCCAAGTGCTTTGGAAGCAAATTCTCCTCTAGGAAGAGCATCACACTGCTTGCTGACTTCTGCTTCGATGGCACCCAAATCAACACCATCTCCGGCGATAACGAGAACAACCTGACTATCTGGGCCATGTTCTGCCTACAAAATTGACCAACCAACAATGATCTATTATCCTCAAGTTTGACATAGCAAATGATGGACAATGGTCAATTCAACAGACTTTTCAACACAACAAATCAGAGTAAGATAAAAAAGAAGATACCTGAGATAGCAAATCAGCTGCAACATGGACTGGGTTTGCATATTTGTCAGCAATGACTAGAACTTCCGAAGGGCCAGCAGGCATGTCTATAGAGACCATAGCTTCGCTGTTCTGCAATCAAATAACAATGAGAATCACAAACAGAATGAAGATGCCAGAAAGACATATGATGGTCATGCTTTAGATAGAAAGAGCAGAATAAACCTGAAGAATCATTTTAGCAGCAGTGACATACTGGTTGCCGGGTCCGAATATTTTCTCAACCTGCCAAGCCAGTGATAAAGTAGCAAATGAGACACGGCCATCGCATCTGATGAGTGCCCACGTCTATATTTGCTTACAGATCTTTTGAGCAGGTTATTAACCTCTAAGATCATGATATAAACTCACAGCAACAATAAATTCAATCAAGTTCTATTTAGTCCCTAAACAAGGACATCCTGATACATCATATATGTTTCATGATAAAGACAGAATACCAACCCCCAACCCCCACTACAGATTTTAAACAAGCAACTGATAGTGATATAGATCTTGAGCACCTTTGGGCATGATGCAGTTCCCCACGCCATAGCTGAGATTGCCTGAAAGTAAAGAACATTAATAACATTGAACTACATAACAAAGCAAACAAAATCCCAAACTATTGTTCTACCTGTGCTCCCCCAGCTTTCAGTATGTGTGTAACACCAGCTTTTTGGGCACAGTAAAGAACCTCCTGCATGGAACAAGAATAATGCCCAGCGGTCCTCAGTTTCATCTTACAAAACAATTGCTTGAAAAACAGCTGCAGCTCCATGTCCTACAAAATGTACCTTACATATGCTACCATCACGACTAGGAGGTGTGGCAAGAACTACAGTTTTGCATCCAGCAATCTGTGCAGGCTGTTAAGAAAGTAGTCTACATGAGAAATTTCAGAAGAAGGAACAACTAAAATCGATTCAAATAAGAATGATTTGAATAAACAGGAGCATACCACGGCAAGCATCAATGCAGTTGAGGGTAGGACTGCAGTGCCACCTGGAACATACAGCCCGACAGAACCAATGCATCTTGTTATCCTTTTACATCTTACACCCTTCATAGATTTGTGTGTGCACAAATTAATAAGCCTAATCATATAAGTAAGGGGAATAATGTAAATGGAGACTCGAAATCATCTCTCGTTCTCTTACTTTCATATTCTCAACTGTCTTCTCCGGCGACTTTTGTGCAGCATGGAAGGCATAAATATTGTCATATGCCACGTCGAAGGCTTCCTTTACAGCCGGATCAAGCTACAAATTCGATGAAGGTAAGACAGCCGAATACATATATCAACTGGAAAAAAACCTATTTCAGGATCATCTGAATCCAAACACAGAATATACTAACATCAGGTTACCTATTTCAAAGGATTGGAAACATATGTATGCAAGTAGATAAAGCGTATGGTGGCAATCTGCTACTAGAGAAATATGTAACTAAGCAAGCAATATACTAACATGATAGAGAGACAAAATTGAAATTTATCTAGGTGTGAACATTGTGGTTAAATGAGCAAGTCAAACTGCAGGACTTAGTTGCACAACGCAAAGATGATTACCTCTGCAACCGGAAGATCGCTAACGCGCACAACCGCGTTATCAAGCAAGACCTTGTCAAACTTTTCTGTATAACTGAACGCGTGAAGTACAGCAAAGTAAGAACAATTCTGCAATAGACCATGGAGAAAATGGTCAAACATCACAGCAAAGTCAGCAACACTTACTCCTTAACCGCAGCATCACCTCTGACGCGCACATCTTCAACAATCGGATTCACCTAATCACACAAAGCAAAACCGCGTGGTTGTTCTCAGACAAAGACAAAATGTTGAGCTTCCATAGCCATGAATGGTCTCAGTATTACCATACCGTGCTGAAAATGGAGGTGAAGTCGATGCGAGGGCGTGCCCTGAGGCCGCTAACCTCTGCATCACTGAGATCGGAGAGCCTGTACGACTTCATCGCGCAGGTAACACTCAGCACTGAAACCACCAAGAAGCCAAGTTACAGTTCAGAGGATCTTATCCAGCAAGCTTACCAACCAACGGGTACAGCAACAGAATAACAGCACAAGAGGTCAAAAGGTCGCACCCGTGGATTTGGGGACTGTGGAGGAGGCGAGCCGGAGCCGATAGCCGCGACCAACGCTGGCGCCGCCAAGGAGCAGAGGCGGAGCGCGCAAGCTGCCCATCAATAGAGCCCGATTCAATTCTGAAGCGTTGGAGAGTCGGAAGCATGGGGGAGGATGCGGTAAGGTTAAACGGTGGCCCGGGCCCATGGATGAAGAACAGAGTGTAAGGGAGAGATACGAACCAAAACCAAACGGCGGCGGTGCAGGGATTTACGGTCGGCGGCGAGGCGATGCCTTGTAGGTCGCCGCCGTCTGTGCCCGTGGTCTACTGCCTACTGGTATCCTGGCAGAGGAGCTGAGCAGCTGCCGTCAGAAGGGGATGGGACTCTGGGAGTGGCGGCGCAGGCCCCAGGGCCAGGGGAAATCGCTCGCGGCTGGTACTTGGCGATGCTGGCCCATTTAGGCCCAACACAGAAACGTTGGTGGAGTACTTACTGTCCACCCGAAAGTTGAAATAGCCTGGTAGGTGGCCCGTGTCGATCACTCGATCAGCTGTGCATGCAGCCATGTAGCCATGTAGGGGAGCTCCtcgacaccgacctggtcggcgcttgGAGGATGCCGCGCACCCCCGCGCGTCCTGGGTAGTtagctgggccgcggcccaacatcaggtaatgcgtttgtttcttttttttctgttgtttcttttcttttttaaaaaatatgtttttcttttctgtttatattttcgtttaaaatctgaacatttatCAAAATTATAAAACTTTTCAAACTAAAAAGAataaaaaatctgaacatttttcagatttgaatatttttaaatttgaacaaaaaatgtattttttttctatgaacactttccgaatttgaacatttctgaatttgaacaaattttatatttgaacaatttttgaatctgaacgattttcatattagaaaattttcgaatttgaacaaatttcatatttgaacggttttcgaatttgaacggttttcagatttgaatggttttaaatttgaacatttttgaatttaaacattttctcaatttaaataatttttaaaaattaaaattttcgaatctgaaaaaatataaacaaaacagaaaacagaaaaaaaagaaaacaaaaaacaaaaaaaaaaccagaaaagaaaaagaaaaaggataaaCAGACACAAATggacctggcccatacccgaccagggggtggtcggtggccggtagccaccgacctggtcggtgtataggtttcgcCGCCATGTAGGGGCAGGCCGTATTTCTTTGTCCAGGTATTGTTCCAGCGTATTTCCCTCtcacttttttttcttgttttcctcCAACGACGCAGGCACATGTTTTGCCAGAGTATCTTTTTCCCCCGCTGAATTCGCAAAGGGGGAAAAGGCATTCCGTGGCCCTGTTCGTTTACCCGATCGACGAAGCGTGCTTGGGTCGTCTATCATGCTTGGGTTtgggtgggagaaggaggaagacCGTGGCCGGACCGCCGAAGTGACTGACTTCCACGCCGTGACGCACGGACCGCAACGGCACAGAGAAGGCATCGACGCAGGGGCGTACATTGTTGCGCTTGCGCGCGCAATCGCAACTGGTCGGATCGATGGAGCAGATATCCCTGTAACTGTAGAGTACTATGTTCCCTGCAACACAAGCAACATCGCCGCTCGCAATTTATTCACCCGAGGCGGGCTCCCTGGTCCGAGATCTGCAGCAGAAGAAGCACAGTTTCCGATTTTAATTCCGCCCAGGCACATGCGGAGCCGAGCCGAGGAGGAGAAGGGGGGGAAGGTCTCGGTCGTCTACTCGCCTCTGCTCTGAAACCTGCAAGCCGGCTGCGCGCGCCGGTGGCTGCGACCGATGGGCGTGTCGGGTTTTGGCAGGCGCCGGGTGGCTGCTTACTCGCCGGCTCCGCCGGGTCCCGTGTGCAGTTACAAGCTCTACTAGGACCGGTGCACCACGGTGAAGACgtgctcttcctcgtcgtcaagaGTTTGAACGACCGGAACTCCTACGACGTCGTGGGATTGGTCTCGGCTGGGACCGTTTGCTCCTGCTGCTGAAAGCACACCTCCCGGTAGTGCGCGGAACATGGTAGCTGCCAATGATTTCTCCCTGTATTCCACGAGCAAATTTGCAATGATTTCTCTGCATGATTCGACAATAAAAGGACAAAACTAACCCTTTtggcaaaaacacaaaaaaaacctCTTCTTGAAACTCTTTCCAAATCTTACGCCAAAAGCATAGCGCCTGTCTGTATTGGCCCACATCTTCGATGGATTCCCGAGTGATATATTCTTCGGTTCGCGAGACAACCGTTGTGAGAAGACCAAGAATAGAAGAATGTGGTCATATATCTCAGAGCTAGATCGTTTCCCGGTGAACAAGTCACTTTTGCCTCAACAAAAAATGGATTCAGTTTCGATAAGGTATCAGTGGCAACATCAAGATGAATGAGTTATTGAACAAATGATAACTCATGATCATGTCGTTCATTAGGAGTTGAAGAGGGGAAAACGACCATACATCGAAAGATTAATTCTATTTCTCATCATCGTGGAATTCGGAGCGCTATTAAATAAACTTTATGCGTAAAAGTAGTGGGGGCGCACTTGCCAAACTTAACAACAACGGTATTTAACCAAAATAACCGGCAACGTACCAAAATCGAAATTGGCCAGTTGCCGACATTAAACTACCATAGGCCTGACTGGGTCGTGGGACGCGGCCAATACAATGGGCTTGGCAGGACTAGCCCGCCTAAAAGGCCCGGCGTCCTAGCCCACTGTGATACGCCGCTGATATTTACATTAACGACGGGGTATCTCAGTGGGCTGGGCTACGCCGCCAGTTTTTTTGGCGACCCACAAATCATGGGGTCGAGTGACACACTAACATGCAACACACAACCCCCACCCTCCGTTCTTAGACCACTATCCATCTTGGTGCTGCCAGCCGCGCTCGAACCCTCTTTGTCGTCCCATCCGCACTGTGCCACTCTCTAGATCCTACTGCCCGCGCCATTTCGTCTCTCCATCTGCCACACCGTCGATCCTTTCGTGCCACAACTCTGTCTCTCTGTCGCCATGCTGCCGCTCCGTCCATGCTAGTTGGTGACGGGGTTCTTAAATGCATGGTACTCAGAGGCGGCAAAAGATCTCGGCAGGAGGCTGAGAACCCGCCTTGCCATCGCAACCCGGTGGAACAGGGCGAAGCCAGCCTATAAGAATCCCCCTTGCGTTAGTTCCTAACACCCCGGACTCCCAGGTACTACTTGTACCTTGGAGTTCGGCTCCCACCGTGACACATCAACGATGGACATCGCGACCGGACAGATGAAAAGGTTTCTAGTATAGGGTCTCATATGAAAGCCCTTGCGCCGTACCAAGGTAGATGTGGCCTCTTCTCCACACTAAGAACGAGGCCACTCCCTCGTAATATAAATATGTTTGTCCACCACAGAGGGAGGGACCAACCGACCAAGTAACCCTAGACACCGAGCAGACCAGAACCAACACAGCCCAATCAAGTGAATTGGGTAcacggatgaagcctggtgatcaggtggatacgtgagcaccccttctCTGCTCGACATGTGTCTAACGACGTTAGCATTGTACACGCATCGACGCTGTCCAGCGCGTTGAGTGGAAGAGCGGAGAGATGCGGGGAAGGTGCACGGCAACGCGCTTAGCCGGGGAGACACTGGCGCGACCTCAGATGCGcgaggtggaggccggcgaggtAGTGGCCGTTAGTGAGTGGCAGTTAGTGGTCGTTAGTGAGTAGCAGAATCCAACGGTGGTGGACTAAATCCAATGATGATAaccgggtgctcacgtatccccctgatcaccaaatccactctctttggGTACAAACCTTGTTGAGAGAATTGGGTGTACCGCAGCCAATACTTGcatgtttatggtgtgataatattgaGGTTACATGTCCCGATACGGTGTTTCATGCATGAATAAAACATATCGAGGTGGATTATTATTTTGTTCCTGAGAGAGTAGCTCAAAAAGTTTTCGACATAACTTTTATTCCTTCGAGTAGATCAATTAGCGGATGGTTTTACAAAGGCACTTTCTAAATCTTAACTTGgataagttatgattgaggggAGTGTTAAACATTGTATTATAGTCCCTCTCGTGTACGAGTCGTACACGTATTGTAGTTCCTTGTATCTCATGTATTCCCTGATATATAAACATACATGGTGGCCACAATTATGGTAACGTACAATCATAATCTTTTACATGTGACATTGCCAGCATAACAACGTAAGTTCATTAATTTTCTTTACCCGCGTTTTAGTATGTAGAAACATATCAGATTGCATTGAATTTTTGAAAGTAGATATTGGTCACATATAACGTTTTTTCATACACTTTTAGACGAGTCCACATGAAGTATGTAGCAGTTAGTTCATGC includes these proteins:
- the LOC124675942 gene encoding histidinol dehydrogenase, chloroplastic-like isoform X1, translated to MGSLRAPPLLLGGASVGRGYRLRLASSTVPKSTVVSVLSVTCAMKSYRLSDLSDAEVSGLRARPRIDFTSIFSTVNPIVEDVRVRGDAAVKDYTEKFDKVLLDNAVVRVSDLPVAELDPAVKEAFDVAYDNIYAFHAAQKSPEKTVENMKGVRCKRITRCIGSVGLYVPGGTAVLPSTALMLAVPAQIAGCKTVVLATPPSRDGSICKEVLYCAQKAGVTHILKAGGAQAISAMAWGTASCPKVEKIFGPGNQYVTAAKMILQNSEAMVSIDMPAGPSEVLVIADKYANPVHVAADLLSQAEHGPDSQVVLVIAGDGVDLGAIEAEVSKQCDALPRGEFASKALGHSFTVFARDMVEAISFSNMYAPEHLIINVKDAEQWEDIIENAGSVFLGQWTPESVGDYASGTNHVLPTYGYARMYSGVSLNSFLKYITVQSLTEEGLRRLGPYVAKMAEVEGLEAHKRAVTLRLQEIEATVTV
- the LOC124675942 gene encoding histidinol dehydrogenase, chloroplastic-like isoform X2, with the translated sequence MGSLRAPPLLLGGASVGRGYRLRLASSTVPKSTVLSVTCAMKSYRLSDLSDAEVSGLRARPRIDFTSIFSTVNPIVEDVRVRGDAAVKDYTEKFDKVLLDNAVVRVSDLPVAELDPAVKEAFDVAYDNIYAFHAAQKSPEKTVENMKGVRCKRITRCIGSVGLYVPGGTAVLPSTALMLAVPAQIAGCKTVVLATPPSRDGSICKEVLYCAQKAGVTHILKAGGAQAISAMAWGTASCPKVEKIFGPGNQYVTAAKMILQNSEAMVSIDMPAGPSEVLVIADKYANPVHVAADLLSQAEHGPDSQVVLVIAGDGVDLGAIEAEVSKQCDALPRGEFASKALGHSFTVFARDMVEAISFSNMYAPEHLIINVKDAEQWEDIIENAGSVFLGQWTPESVGDYASGTNHVLPTYGYARMYSGVSLNSFLKYITVQSLTEEGLRRLGPYVAKMAEVEGLEAHKRAVTLRLQEIEATVTV